The genomic DNA CCGCGCCTGCGGCAGCCAGCGACTCGATGGTCAACGCCGTGCTCGCCATGGATGGCGCTCCCGCCACGATGAAGGGAATCACCGTGGACCGTCCCCGCTCGCGAAGACCTTCGAATGCCAGTTCCGTTCTGCTCATGCGTCGCTTCAATCCTTGCTCACCGAGGGGACTCGCTCGCTTGATGGCGGCGCAAGAGCCACCCGAGCGTCGGCGTCGATCCGCCGTCTGGACAGTCTCGCAGAGAGTCCCGAACAGTGCTGCCACTCGTCCGCTCGAGTCGCAGCGGCCGAATCCGGTGCTACGCTCTTTGGCGACAGCCCGGTGAGTGTCCAACAGCCGCGCAACACCCGCTGCCGGGTGCGCTCGGCCGCGACATGGGGCTGCCTCCGGCCTGGTAGCTCAGCGGTCTAGAGCAGTCGACTCATAATCGATCGGTCCTCGGTTCGAATCCGAGTCAGGCCATGCATGTACGAGAGTGTGTGAACGGCGCTGTCACGCCGAGTTCCGCCCCCACACGCCCAATGGCCACCGCGTAGGTGAACCCGGGAACGCGATTCGGCGAAACACCTCCCATGATGACACCCTCTCCACGGCGAACCTCGAGGCCGCGACCATGGGGATGGCTGTCGAAGCGCCTGCTTGCTGCCCTCGCACTGTTCGGTGGTGCCGCGGGCCTCTCCACGGTCGGCGGGTGCCAGCCGTCGTCGCCCGCCGTGCCAGCGCTCGATGCCGCGGGCAGCGCCAAGGCTTCCCCTGAGGTCGCCCGAGCGCGCGAGCTTGAGCAGTCTGTGATCGAGGTCGCTGCGCGACATCGACCGGCCACCGTCTGCCTCATCTTCGAGGACCAGGAGAGTCGTCGTCGCGGCACGGGGTCGGGAGTCATCGTGCGACATGAGAATGGCCGTGCGCTCGTCCTCACCTGCGGTCATGTCACGCGCGACCCCGATCGACTCTGCTCCGTGGTTCTTCCCGATGGTCGCCACTTCAACGGTCGCTCCGTCGCGACGGCCATGAGCGATGGTGTTGATCTTGGTCTCGTGGAGTTCGAGACCAACGGCGCCACGCTGCCCACCGTCGAGATCTCGCGGCGCCTTCCCACCGTCGGCGAGTGGATTGTTGTGCTCGGTCATCCTCGAGGCCTCTGGATCGATGGCGACGGAGAGGACTCCACTGATGGCGAAGTTCGCGAGGGCGACGCCCTGCCCCGCTGGCAGGTCGACTCCGGGGCAGCGCGCCGCCTCTCCGACAGTGAGCGACTTGCCGCGTCGGTTCGTCCTCCGGTGGTTCGTGCAGGCACGGTCTGGAGCGAGGCATCATCGGGCGGTGGATTCCGCTTCGATGCGCCACTCGAAGCGGGCGACTCCGGCGGTCCGATCCTCGACCTCGATGGTCGCGTCGTCGGTATCGCTTCCCGCTGCGGCTGGAAGAGTTTTTGGAACTGGGCAAGCGCCGTTGCGATGCTCGACGGCGACCCGTCGCGCCTGCTTGAGTTCTCCGAACTCGAAGTTGAGACCGTCTCGGGACCGCTCGGTGCCGGAGCGGGCGATGCGCGCATTCCGCGACGCTCGCGCGACGCGGGTGATCGCCTCGAGTCGCTTCGGCCTCTCGGCGCAGCGGTCGGCGCCTCCGTCGTCGCCATCGAAGGCGAAGGCGGGCGCCGCGCCTTCGCCCTTGCCGTGCGCCCCGACGGAACCCTGGTGACCAAGGCGTCAGAGGTCGGGTTTATTGCACCTCTTTCGGCGATTCACAATGGAAGCCGTCTTCCCGCGACGCGGATCGGCTACGACCCCGACGCCGATCTGCTCCTCTTGCAGGCACCCGGACTTGAGACTCCTGTTGCTGCTCGAATTGCTCCCGGCGATCCCTCACCCGGTGCGCTCCTCGCCAATGTCGGGCCTGATGGAGTCATCATCTCGACCGGCACTCTGTCGCTCGAAGGTTCTCGCATGGAAGACGCCGATGGCCGCCCCTTCATGGGGCTCGGGTGGCGTCGTGACGCGGGCCGCGTACGCGTGCAGACGGTCGTGCCGGGAACCCCCGCAGCGCGAGCGGGTCTTCAGCGGGACGATGTGCTGATCCGCTTCAACGGATCACCGATCACCTCTGAACGCGAACTGCCGCAGCGCATTGCGGCGCTCAAGGTCGGCGACACGATCACACTCGAGTTCGAGCGCAACGGCGAGGAGCGATGGGTCCAGATGGTGCTCGACCGGCGCCATCCGAGTGCGCGCGTGCGCGATCGAGCCAACACGCGCGGCAACATCAGCCGGGCGATTCCCCATCGGACCCGCGTCTTGAAGCAGGATGGCAGCGTTGAGCCAGAGGAGTGCGGCTCCGCCGTGGTCGACCTCGAAGGCCGACTGGTGGGCATGAACCTCGCGCGTGTCGATCGGACCATGACGCTCGTTCTTCCCATGGATGAACTCGAGCGACGCGTGCAGCAGATGCTCACGCAGCGGCCGCTCGACCTTCCTCGACTGACGCAACTTGAACTCGGCGGGTTCGCGGTGACCGAGGCGGGCCGTCGCCTCCGATTCTCAACCGTCGATGCCCGCTTCGTCGGACCGCGCGTGCTCGGCCAACTGATCGGCAACGCGCTCACGCCCGATGGGAGCGGAACGACCGTGCTCGCCGATGATCGCCTGCGCTGGGATGCGATCTTCAATGAGCCCGGCACCTTCGAGGTGCGCTTCCACGGCGCTGTGCGCGGTCCAAGGGTCCTGCGGCTCTCCATCGGTGGCGCTTTCTTTGATGCGCCCGTCTCACAGGGGCGCCATGCACGCGGGGTGACGCTCGGGACCGTCACCGTCGATCGACCGGGCCGTCAGTCGGTCATCCTCGAATGGGCCGACGGCGGTGGTGAGGAGATTCCCGGAAGCATCGACCGCATCGAGCTCATTCGCTCCGGAGAGTCCGGACAGGAGTCGACGGCCATGGGCCGAACCCTGCGATCACGGCCGCTGACGGTCGCGGGCACCGCCGGCCGATGAGTGAGTTTCTGACCCCTTCGACCGCAACGCCCCTCGGTGTGCGGCGAAAGAGGGTCTGTTACCGGCGTGTGGGCGGCGAGGGCGTTGACCATCCCCCACCCCACTCGCTACCGTGCACTCTGGACTTCATGTCTCGCCCCGACCCACGCCCTTCGCGACGCAGCCCTTCGGTCTCCTCGCCTCTTCCCGTCACCGCGGGATTGGCCGTGCTGCTGACGCTGATGGTGCTGGCGCCGCTGGCGGCCGAAGTTCGAACCTCGCGCCTGATGGGTGCGGCGCCGATGGCGCTCGCCCACCACGCCGAACGACAGATTGAACCGCCGCCGCCCGCCCCGCGCTGCGGTCATCATGTCGCATCGATCGACGCCCGTCCGCTCGATCTTGGCGCTGATCGCGCTCCCGCCGCATGGCGCACGCTCGACCTCCCTCCCCCCGGGCAGGTCTGAGTTCGAGCGTTCCACCCGGCCCGATGGCCGGCGTTTCCCCCATTCAACCTGAACTTCCGCAGGCCCTTCCGCTTCGGCGCGGGGCACATTTGATCGCCTCTCACGGACTCATCCCATGCCCGTTCCCGTCTTTACCAAGCTCGCCAAGCTCATTTTCGGCACCCGCAATCAGCGCATGGTCAAGCGCTACCTTCGCGTGGTGCGCCAGGTCTCGCAGCAGGAGCCCGAGGTTCGACGCCTGACCGACGCCGAGCTTCGAGATCGCACCGCCGACTTCCGCCGCCGTCTCTCCGCGGGCGAGCGCCTCGCCGACCTCATGCCCGAAGCGCTCGCCGTCGCCCGCGAGGCGATGG from Phycisphaeraceae bacterium includes the following:
- a CDS encoding trypsin-like peptidase domain-containing protein, producing MTPSPRRTSRPRPWGWLSKRLLAALALFGGAAGLSTVGGCQPSSPAVPALDAAGSAKASPEVARARELEQSVIEVAARHRPATVCLIFEDQESRRRGTGSGVIVRHENGRALVLTCGHVTRDPDRLCSVVLPDGRHFNGRSVATAMSDGVDLGLVEFETNGATLPTVEISRRLPTVGEWIVVLGHPRGLWIDGDGEDSTDGEVREGDALPRWQVDSGAARRLSDSERLAASVRPPVVRAGTVWSEASSGGGFRFDAPLEAGDSGGPILDLDGRVVGIASRCGWKSFWNWASAVAMLDGDPSRLLEFSELEVETVSGPLGAGAGDARIPRRSRDAGDRLESLRPLGAAVGASVVAIEGEGGRRAFALAVRPDGTLVTKASEVGFIAPLSAIHNGSRLPATRIGYDPDADLLLLQAPGLETPVAARIAPGDPSPGALLANVGPDGVIISTGTLSLEGSRMEDADGRPFMGLGWRRDAGRVRVQTVVPGTPAARAGLQRDDVLIRFNGSPITSERELPQRIAALKVGDTITLEFERNGEERWVQMVLDRRHPSARVRDRANTRGNISRAIPHRTRVLKQDGSVEPEECGSAVVDLEGRLVGMNLARVDRTMTLVLPMDELERRVQQMLTQRPLDLPRLTQLELGGFAVTEAGRRLRFSTVDARFVGPRVLGQLIGNALTPDGSGTTVLADDRLRWDAIFNEPGTFEVRFHGAVRGPRVLRLSIGGAFFDAPVSQGRHARGVTLGTVTVDRPGRQSVILEWADGGGEEIPGSIDRIELIRSGESGQESTAMGRTLRSRPLTVAGTAGR